ACAGGATTTTCTGAGACAATATTACTGCATGCAGATTGGTCCTCCTGCAGTAAAAAGAAGGCACAAATTTGCTCAGCTAGGGATTTTGTCCCCTCTCACTTTTCTTGATCACCCCCTTGCCATTCCCCttgcttccccttcccaccccatggaaatctgCTTACCCTGATAGGTGGAGTGGCATTGTGGCAGCGTCCATGAGACCCTCAGTTAGTTAACAACCCTCCATCAAGCCCCGTAGCTACAGTACTGTACACGTGTTCCAGCTTCCACACTGGGTGCTCACCATTGACAATATCACCACTTACCGTACATGTAATGTACAAAGAAGCTCTGACGAGTCTCAGCAATTTAAGGACCCAAAAATGACTTTGTCAGATGATCTGATCTAAGAACCATCTAATTAAGCATTGTGTTTCTCACACGGGCCCAACATTGGTCTCTGAGAAATTCAGCTACAGGGTATGTGTCCAAGTACATGTCCAGGTACGTCCAGgtacgtgtccagaggagggcaaccaaatggtcaaaggcctggaaacgatgccttatgaggaacggcttagggagctgggtatgtttagcctggagaagagaaggttaaggggtgatatgatagccatgttcaaatatatgaaaggatgtcatatagaggagggagaaaggttgttttctggtgctccagagaagtggacacggagcaatggattcaaactacaagaaagaagattccacctaaacattaggaagaactccctgacagtaagagctgtttggcagtggaatttgctaccaaggagtgtggtggaatcgtctcctttggaggtgtttaagcagaggcttgacaggcatatgtcaagaatgctttggtggtgtttcctgcttggcagggggttggactggatggcccttgtggtctcttccaactctatgattctatgtatgaaTGTGATCGCTAGGAACTAATATTTGTTTCTCAGAATTCTAAAGCAGGGACCTTCTATTCCTGCTTAGCATGACTAAAGGCTATATGCCTAACACCTTGAAAAGCAAAGAATGCCTTAACTTGTGTATGCCTGTAGCCTCCAACATGCTTACTATCTCACACTTTTGCTTTCAAATGCTTGCAGGAAAGTTCCTCTCACAGAGGAGAAATGGAGAACATCACCGTGGTGACAGAATTTATCCTAATGGGCCTTTCTGATCTCCCAGCTGTCCgcttctccctctttgctgccTTTTTGCTCATCTACCTGGTCACCCTGGTGGGGAATGGCACCATTCTCCTTGCCATAGGAGCTGACTCTCACCTGCACAaccccatgtatttcttcctgaCTAACCTTTCCCTGCTGGACATCTTCTGCCCCACAGCTACGGTGCCCAAGATGCTGGAGAACCTCTTGTCGGAGAGACATACCATTTCCTTTGTTGGCTGTGTGCTGCAGCTCTACTTCCTGGTAGCCTTGGCAGGGACAGAGGTCTTCCTCTTAGCTGCCATGGCTTATGACCGCTATGTGGCCATATGCAACCCTCTGCGATACACGGTCATCATGAGCAAGAAGCTGTGTCTTCAGATGGCTGCTGGTACATGGGTCACAGGGTTCCTCCACTCCTTGCTGCACACAGTCATGACCTTTACTCTACCTTATTGTAAATCTAATAGAGTCAATCAATATTATTGTGACATCCCTCCAGTCTTGGCCTTATCATGTGCTTCCACCTATGCAGCTGAGATGGCTGTCTTCATTGTTGGTGGGATTTTGGGTGTGGGGGCTTTTCTGGTGACGCTGGTCTCCTACATCCACATCATCTCCACCATCCTTCGGATCCGTTCTTCTGAAGGGAAACGCAAGGCCTTCTCCACTTGCGCCTCCCATCTTACGGTGGTGTGCCTCTTCTATGGGACAATCCTCTTCACTTACTTAAGGCCTTCCTCCAGCCACCATTCAGATCAGGACAGGCTGGTGAGCATGTTGTATGGGGTGATAACCCCCATGTTGAACCCCTTGATCTACAGTCTCAGGAACAAGGAGGTTAAAGGGGCTTTGATGAGGGTCATCGTTCCTAAACACCACTAAAGCTGgaagggtggtgggggtggggagatgtggCTAAGATACAATGATCCTATCCTACACCATTCTCTACTAAAGTTACCTAAACTCTGAAAAAGAATAGAATTTGACAATCTATTTTAAATTACGATCAATCAGCACTGACCATGAGCCCCTTTGATGCTGTCACCTGACATTACAGTATAATGACCCATACACCATTGGGTAGTTCTCCATCCAGTCCTTGGGCTGAAAACAGTTCCCCATACTTGAATTATGTGAATCAATTGCACTGCAAGTTTCCCCTTTACCATGCAAGcattgtccctcccccccccccagcaacactGAATGGAGTCTTATGTCCTGAGCACTCCAAATGGTGTCTAAGATACATGTCACAGTCCAGAGGTCAGGTACTTGGCGACTTTTGTTAGGACCTATTCTATGGCTCTGGAACGCTTTCCCCAGGGAAGCCAACCTTGATGCCTTTTGACTCCCTTTTTTATTCTGCCAGCCATTTTAgatccctttttaatttttatttggtggtCATTCTCTCCCTGCTCCGTTCCGCTTGTATAtgattaattattttatattgcttattttttattttggctaCCCTTGGAGGCTGCTACATGAGGAGCAGGGTATGAATCCCTAGAATCACGTACAAGTAATTAGAGAACTTTTATTTCATGTCAGGCTAGAATAAATCGCACACTAAGCTTTGCAAACAAGTGTAGATTTTACTAACGTTACGTCAAACAAGTCTCCATCTGTTATTCGtagaatgaagaagaaaatgtaCCAAATGATTAATAAAGAAAGAACTTGGCTTCCTTACAAAAGAATCATGCAATCTTTGCATTTGCAAAGATTCAGGCTGTAAAAATCTCCTTTTAGAGAGGCATTTCATTCACGTGCAGCATTTGCTGTGCTGGGAGCCAAAACCACATGGTTCCTTTTTCGAGGCAACAGTAGAAACTgacaaaggggtgggtgggtggggaggatgcaaatacactggtacctcaggttaagaacttaattagttctggaggtctgttcttcacttgaaactgttcttaacctgaggtaccactttagctaatagggcttcccgctgccgccgcactgccgccacatgatttctgttttcatcctgaagcaaagttcttaacctgaggtactatttctggttcagcggagtctgtaacctgaagcgtctgtaacccgaggtaccactgtactgctgggAGCCTGTTAAACTCCACCCACTGGCGACCTGAGCTCAGGGCttaggttaaccctttcatgcatacAAGCATGAGTCGGTTACTATATATTACAACAAAGAGATCTATATTTCAGTGTTGGAAAGTTAAATCCTCATTGTCTATTTTACTCAGTGGTCTGAATATTTTACTGCCCTTTCCACATTTGAACATGTATCTCATTACCAACAATCCCATTTGGATATCTATTTGGACAAATGGATGACTCCTGTTCACACGTCTGTCAAAACACTCCTTTATTCATACAAGAACTGGATTACACAGGGGAGCCTAGTCACTGTGAAGCTTGCTGCAAATGGTAACCAGTTATGTACAGTCACACCTTGGGTTACAgtcgcttcaggttgcgtcttttcgggttgcgctctgcggtgaacccagaagtaccggaatgggttacttccgggtttcggcatgcgtgcatgcgcagaagcactaaatagcactttgcgcatgcgcagaagcgctgaattgcaACCCACATGTGCGCAgatgtgggttgcgaacgctgcgggttgcgaacgtgcctcccgcacggatcacgttcgcaacccaagtgtCCACTGTATTTAACTTTTCATCTTCTAGGAGCCAAGCCACTGCAACGGAAAGAAATACCTTAATACTGGATTAGGAGCTGTTGGGATCTGTGGATACTGCCTCATGTGGTGAGCCACTGAGCTGCAGGTAACAGCTTCTCAGTGATGCACCCTGAGGTCCTAGACTCACTCCTTATTTCCAGGCCACTGGATCCCGCATGGCAGGAAGACTGGCTTCTTATTTCAAcagaaataacaaaaataacTGGCTTCTTATTTCAACAGAACTTTGCTCAAGCAACATGGTCTTCTGGAATATTCTAGTAGCCTTAGTTGTGCTATTATACTATCCCCATGACTTTCCTCCAGGCCACAGTTTTGGTTGgctctcggtccagtatacctgaaggagtatactggacccccatcgttctgccctgacactgaggtccagtgccaagggccttctggcagtttcctcgctgcgagaagccaagttacagggaaccaggcagagggccattttggtagtggtgcctgccctgtggaacaccctcccaccagatgtcaaagagaaaaacaactaccagacttttagaatacatctgaaggcagccctgtttagggaagcttttaatgtttaacagtctattgtattttaatattttgttggaagccacccagagtggctggggaaacccagccagatgggcggggtaataataataataataataataataataataataataataataataatatgctctgCATCCGCTTTGAATGCTTTTTCCAGACTCAAGTTTGTTCTTGAACAGTGATAATCTCTGTTGTTTGCCTGCATGGACGTGTCTGTATTTGAAACCTTTGATGATTGAATTGCTGGAAAGTTCAAAGTCCCATCAGATGCTCTGCTTATTTTTCGCCTCTCGCCACTGCAGTCATGGGAAGGTTTCCCACAAGGGGGAATAGTCCTTGTGCAAAAAGAAGTTATTGTCTCCTTGTGTTCTAGAAATGCCCTTAAAGTGTGCTTTCATTTCCCCTGTGGAATGCAAGGGGAATAATGAGTCGGAAGGAAGAATTGCTTGAGGGGAAGAAATACAAGCAATTTCCCTTTCTTGAGACCATTAAGGAGATTGAAGCCTAAAGAAGATTGGGGACGCTTGGAGAAGTCCTTTTGCAGTAAGCGAGAGCCGCACTTCTAAGACCAGGAGGATGAAAATTGCACCCTGGAGGATATAGTAGCAGACAAAAAGATCGGGCTGGTGAAGGATCTGGAAATTAGGGACAGAACTGGGAAAGAAAGGAAGTTGTTGAAGGAAGATATAGCTAATGGCTCCATAAGGAGATAATGTCACAGGAACCCATGGCAAAAGCAGGCAGGAATGGATATTTACAGATTGTGAGTGAATCATTTGGAGGGCTTTGAAAAATGCACAGCCTTGTTTTGTCACCGCCTGTGCCTCTCATCCCATTTGCATCTGTCTAAGGCATTTGTGCTTTTTTTGACTTCTGGTGAAATTTATCTTCAATCTTCTCCACAAAGTACATCTGAGCAGGAAAGGACAACTAAGAacctctatcccccccccacatgctttTCATTTCCTTGTGTAATGGTTAAGATCTTGAGATATGAGCTGAAGTCAAGCACATCAGGCAAAGACATGGGAAAAGAACTCTGATGTGGGTGAGTTTCTCCCCCTACATTCCAAGATCCAATCATCGACCATATTATGATGCAGAAAGTCTTACCATCCTCCTTTCAGAAATGACAGTTGTTGAATAAGcaatatgctctc
The window above is part of the Zootoca vivipara chromosome 13, rZooViv1.1, whole genome shotgun sequence genome. Proteins encoded here:
- the LOC118094771 gene encoding olfactory receptor 5V1-like; this translates as MENITVVTEFILMGLSDLPAVRFSLFAAFLLIYLVTLVGNGTILLAIGADSHLHNPMYFFLTNLSLLDIFCPTATVPKMLENLLSERHTISFVGCVLQLYFLVALAGTEVFLLAAMAYDRYVAICNPLRYTVIMSKKLCLQMAAGTWVTGFLHSLLHTVMTFTLPYCKSNRVNQYYCDIPPVLALSCASTYAAEMAVFIVGGILGVGAFLVTLVSYIHIISTILRIRSSEGKRKAFSTCASHLTVVCLFYGTILFTYLRPSSSHHSDQDRLVSMLYGVITPMLNPLIYSLRNKEVKGALMRVIVPKHH